In a single window of the Branchiostoma floridae strain S238N-H82 chromosome 2, Bfl_VNyyK, whole genome shotgun sequence genome:
- the LOC118409231 gene encoding UDP-glucuronosyltransferase 1-2-like gives MSFLSSLSVLLLCTNVRLGSSGRILIPGPPLGSRWVLVNKVATELTRVGHDVTMLVPAGMEGYIRDVEKFSLLTTRHAEAVRYYRERLNKRVSLAPRGVWFLPQDLYSALSYVVDHAKLYELMASECEATLQQEVLNGTHFDLVLSDFLSPCAVILARRLRAPVVFLARGTPGGYDLSAAGVPSPAAYVPQLGLALTDSMGFLQRLQNGLVQLVQHVLTGRLLLQPFDTIAK, from the exons ATGTCTTTTCTCTCCTCTCTGTCCGTCCTGCTCCTCTGTACGAACGTTAGACTCGGCAGCTCGGGTAGAATCCTGATCCCGGGACCTCCGCTGGGGAGTCGGTGGGTTTTAGTCAACAAAGTAGCGACGGAGCTGACCAGGGTGGGGCATGACGTCACAATGCTGGTACCGGCAGGGATGGAGGGCTACATCCGGGACGTTGAGAAGTTCTCCCTGCTGACGACGCGCCATGCGGAGGCGGTGCGGTACTACAGGGAACGGCTGAACAAGCGCGTGAGCCTGGCGCCGCGGGGGGTCTGGTTCCTCCCACAGGACCTGTACTCGGCGCTGTCCTATGTCGTGGATCACGCCAAGCTGTACGAGCTGATGGCGTCAGAGTGTGAAGCGACGCTACAACAG GAGGTGTTAAACGGCACCCATTTTGACCTGGTGTTGTCGGACTTCCTGTCGCCGTGTGCTGTGATCCTCGCGAGGCGTCTGCGGGCCCCGGTGGTGTTCCTCGCCCGGGGCACACCGGGCGGGTACGATCTCTCGGCGGCCGGGGTGCCCTCTCCCGCCGCGTACGTGCCGCAGCTCGGCCTGGCGCTCACGGACAGCATGGGCTTCCTGCAGCGGCTGCAGAACGGGCTGGTGCAGCTGGTACAGCACGTGCTGACGGGGAGACTGCTGCTGCAGCCGTTCGACACCATCGCCAAGTAA